One genomic region from Haloarcula sp. DT43 encodes:
- a CDS encoding uS10/mL48 family ribosomal protein: MPFVTTLTFTSGDRHRLDDVVTEIKANAEQKGVELKGPHPKQPQELRIPQSKSLGPGGGRFESWTHTVYTRTIEIVGYEEFARTVTQRTFPDAIHVEAGVEQRTQVGSGS, translated from the coding sequence ATGCCCTTTGTCACGACGCTTACGTTCACCAGCGGGGACCGACATCGCCTCGACGACGTCGTCACGGAAATCAAGGCGAACGCCGAGCAGAAGGGGGTCGAACTGAAAGGCCCGCATCCGAAACAGCCACAGGAGCTACGCATCCCGCAGTCGAAGTCGCTGGGGCCGGGCGGCGGCCGATTCGAGTCCTGGACCCACACCGTCTACACCCGGACGATAGAGATAGTCGGCTACGAGGAGTTCGCTCGGACCGTCACCCAGCGGACGTTCCCGGACGCCATCCACGTCGAGGCCGGCGTCGAACAGCGGACGCAGGTCGGCAGCGGGTCGTAG
- a CDS encoding ABC transporter ATP-binding protein, whose amino-acid sequence MSESANTTVRVEGVSKQYDLGGTVTALDDVSLDLAAGSYTAVMGPSGSGKSTLLNLIGGLDTPSSGRVVVNGQDVSAASEAERADIRGTEVGFVFQTFNLMPRLSAVENVALPLVFDGWDRARRRERAASLLSEVGLADRTDHVPAELSGGQRQRVAIARALSTDPALILADEPTGNVDTDTGARILDLFDDLHAAGNTFLLVTHERHVAERAERILHVEDGHVRSVEDVSGGEQ is encoded by the coding sequence GTGAGCGAGTCAGCGAACACGACCGTCCGCGTCGAGGGCGTCAGCAAACAGTACGACCTCGGCGGGACGGTGACGGCGCTGGACGACGTGAGCCTGGACCTGGCGGCCGGGTCGTACACGGCGGTGATGGGGCCGAGCGGCTCCGGCAAGAGTACCCTGCTGAACCTCATCGGCGGGCTCGACACGCCGTCGTCGGGCCGGGTCGTCGTCAACGGACAGGACGTGTCGGCGGCCAGCGAGGCCGAGCGGGCCGACATCCGCGGGACAGAGGTGGGGTTCGTCTTCCAGACGTTCAACCTCATGCCGCGGCTCTCCGCGGTGGAGAACGTCGCCCTGCCGCTCGTCTTCGACGGCTGGGACCGTGCCCGTCGTCGCGAGCGGGCGGCGTCGCTGCTCTCGGAGGTGGGACTGGCCGACCGCACCGACCACGTCCCCGCGGAACTCAGCGGCGGCCAGCGCCAGCGGGTCGCCATCGCCCGCGCGCTGTCGACCGACCCCGCATTGATTCTCGCCGACGAGCCCACCGGCAACGTCGACACCGACACCGGCGCGCGAATCCTGGACCTGTTCGACGACCTGCACGCGGCGGGCAACACGTTCCTGCTCGTGACCCACGAGCGCCACGTCGCCGAGCGGGCCGAGCGCATCCTCCACGTCGAGGACGGCCACGTCCGGTCCGTCGAGGACGTCTCCGGGGGCGAGCAGTGA
- a CDS encoding DUF5797 family protein, whose protein sequence is MTLSDEARERLADIVELQPTKNGELQERWDMDSGSEVHQYLEAELKEYYYRNDNSLICATPEATTLIDGEDSERIQTVTVTLLQQAIVDVIAGPDEESQSVVSVLHALREVGEDRDTDEVRSALRSLADKGIVETVEKTVPTFRLAVPRDELDIELSEE, encoded by the coding sequence ATGACTCTCTCGGATGAGGCCCGCGAACGGCTCGCCGACATCGTCGAACTCCAGCCGACGAAAAACGGCGAGTTACAGGAGCGCTGGGACATGGACAGCGGGAGCGAAGTCCACCAGTACCTCGAAGCCGAACTCAAGGAGTACTACTACCGCAACGACAACAGTCTCATCTGTGCGACGCCGGAGGCGACGACGCTCATCGACGGGGAGGACTCCGAGCGGATTCAGACGGTGACGGTCACCCTGCTCCAGCAGGCTATCGTCGACGTCATCGCCGGCCCAGACGAGGAGAGCCAGAGCGTCGTGTCGGTGTTGCACGCGCTGCGCGAGGTCGGTGAGGACCGCGATACCGACGAGGTCCGGTCCGCGCTCCGCAGCCTCGCCGACAAGGGCATCGTCGAGACGGTCGAGAAGACCGTGCCGACGTTCAGGCTGGCCGTCCCGCGCGACGAACTGGACATCGAACTGTCCGAGGAGTGA
- a CDS encoding LolA family protein produces MTADTGRRLAIAAAFVTIGLLAAGAVAGVSGLDQVGQPSGDEVLDRTAQRYDAAETVTGTATVTVENDSASKTATVEYAAAEPDKAWAAVTTPNRSYEVGTNGTVVWAVGENESYGRELPEMTAVNDTTDPVPEGNVTATLQGISEVDGESAYVLDLEPTNESVDAPNTTLWVDTEDYRVHKLTTDDGTNRTTVVVAETNFNVSIDDSQFAPPADRVAVTTTETYDSFDAAQSGTDLDLPAYENGTFEEARYISRPESTAVVQRYDADGENVTVLTATGASSYLEGVENGTAVQVDGRDATAIARDDRTVVYWTDGEVTTGVVVEGTTDEAVAVAEEL; encoded by the coding sequence ATGACAGCCGATACCGGTCGGAGACTGGCTATCGCCGCGGCGTTTGTCACCATCGGGCTGCTCGCGGCTGGGGCGGTCGCCGGCGTGTCCGGCCTCGACCAGGTGGGGCAACCGTCCGGCGACGAAGTGCTCGACAGAACGGCGCAGCGCTACGACGCGGCCGAGACGGTGACGGGGACGGCGACGGTGACCGTCGAGAACGACTCGGCCTCGAAGACCGCCACGGTGGAGTACGCCGCCGCCGAACCGGACAAGGCGTGGGCCGCCGTCACGACGCCGAACCGGTCCTACGAGGTGGGGACGAACGGAACCGTCGTCTGGGCGGTCGGGGAAAACGAGTCCTACGGCCGCGAACTGCCCGAGATGACGGCGGTGAACGACACCACGGACCCAGTTCCCGAGGGGAACGTCACCGCGACGCTCCAGGGGATTTCTGAGGTCGACGGCGAGTCGGCGTACGTCCTCGACCTCGAACCGACGAACGAGAGCGTCGATGCGCCGAACACGACGCTGTGGGTCGACACCGAGGACTACCGCGTCCACAAACTGACCACCGACGACGGGACGAACCGGACGACGGTCGTCGTCGCGGAAACGAACTTCAACGTCAGCATCGACGACAGCCAGTTCGCGCCGCCGGCCGACCGGGTCGCCGTCACGACCACAGAGACCTACGACTCCTTCGACGCAGCCCAGTCCGGGACGGACCTGGACCTGCCGGCCTACGAGAACGGGACCTTCGAGGAAGCCCGGTACATCAGCCGGCCGGAGAGTACGGCCGTCGTTCAGCGGTACGACGCTGACGGCGAGAACGTGACGGTCCTGACCGCGACCGGCGCGTCGAGCTATCTGGAGGGTGTCGAGAACGGGACGGCGGTGCAGGTCGACGGGCGCGACGCCACCGCAATCGCGCGCGACGACAGGACGGTCGTCTACTGGACCGACGGCGAGGTCACGACCGGTGTGGTCGTCGAGGGGACGACCGACGAGGCCGTCGCCGTAGCCGAGGAACTGTAG
- a CDS encoding bis(5'-nucleosyl)-tetraphosphatase codes for MIEATSAGAILFRDTRGRREYLLLKSRPGDWEFPKGGVEGEEELQQTAIREVKEEAGIGDFRLLDGFREDYDYVFEANGNTIHKTVHLFVAKSFEASAELSTEHRDLQWRDYEQAINTVTQDGPREILEQAHEFLDEREDEEE; via the coding sequence ATGATAGAGGCCACGAGCGCGGGAGCCATCCTCTTTCGCGATACGCGTGGCCGGCGGGAGTACCTCCTGCTCAAGAGCCGACCCGGCGATTGGGAGTTCCCCAAGGGCGGCGTCGAGGGCGAGGAAGAACTCCAGCAGACCGCCATACGCGAAGTGAAAGAGGAGGCCGGAATCGGCGATTTCCGGCTTTTAGACGGGTTCCGCGAAGACTACGACTACGTGTTCGAGGCGAACGGCAACACCATCCACAAGACGGTCCACCTGTTCGTCGCGAAGTCGTTCGAAGCGTCAGCCGAACTGTCCACAGAACACCGCGACCTGCAGTGGCGCGACTACGAACAGGCCATCAACACCGTCACGCAGGACGGCCCCCGCGAGATACTCGAGCAGGCACACGAGTTCCTGGACGAGCGCGAGGACGAGGAAGAGTAA
- a CDS encoding DUF5787 family protein, translated as MAPDSEFAFELSVCQWAERAWSPPDDAAVLVARQFGTKHRRWDTIVLECDPDGLRQRAAFGADAFDSDLLHVLRHAPADWTYYRDALPDPGYPWRYVRESIHEAADRGAVETRKRGNRIQIRRVRPYPDWLRRVVAIENKPDLTASAARNLVPQLERDIALSLADEVWVATAATDERVEPILLADLPAAAGVLTVDPESGTAEAVWQPRSLSVEDPGTRILDRPADDTSAARFEYADPDWKRERRLAIAERAYADGWRAYADTMRPDCRHFQLRADETGVYPYCAAKERLPTAAECRGQCPSFEPEPPAWRSGGWPLDGGPGQAIRRLLARRRRRRRPGLSE; from the coding sequence GTGGCCCCCGACTCAGAGTTCGCCTTCGAACTGTCCGTCTGCCAGTGGGCCGAGCGAGCGTGGTCGCCGCCCGACGACGCGGCGGTGCTCGTCGCCAGGCAGTTCGGGACGAAACACCGCCGCTGGGACACCATCGTCTTGGAGTGTGACCCCGACGGGCTCCGCCAGCGAGCGGCCTTCGGTGCGGACGCGTTCGACTCGGACCTCCTGCACGTCCTCCGGCACGCGCCGGCCGACTGGACCTACTACCGCGACGCGCTGCCGGACCCGGGGTATCCGTGGCGGTACGTCCGGGAGTCTATTCACGAAGCGGCCGACCGGGGAGCCGTCGAGACGCGCAAGCGGGGCAACCGCATCCAGATTCGTCGGGTTCGCCCCTATCCGGACTGGCTTCGCCGCGTCGTCGCCATCGAGAACAAGCCCGACCTGACGGCCAGCGCGGCCAGGAACCTCGTCCCGCAACTGGAGCGGGACATCGCCCTGTCGCTGGCCGACGAGGTGTGGGTGGCGACGGCGGCGACCGACGAGCGCGTGGAGCCGATTCTGCTGGCGGACCTGCCCGCGGCCGCCGGCGTGTTGACCGTCGACCCCGAGTCCGGGACGGCCGAGGCGGTCTGGCAACCGCGGTCGCTGTCGGTCGAGGACCCCGGGACGCGCATCCTCGACCGACCGGCCGACGACACCAGCGCGGCGCGGTTCGAGTACGCGGACCCCGACTGGAAGCGCGAGCGGCGGCTCGCCATCGCTGAGCGGGCCTACGCCGACGGCTGGCGCGCGTACGCGGACACGATGCGCCCGGACTGCCGACACTTCCAGCTCAGGGCCGACGAAACCGGTGTTTACCCCTACTGTGCGGCGAAAGAGCGTCTGCCCACGGCGGCGGAGTGTCGGGGCCAGTGCCCGTCCTTCGAGCCGGAGCCGCCGGCGTGGCGGTCGGGGGGCTGGCCGCTCGACGGCGGGCCGGGGCAGGCGATACGACGGTTGCTGGCGCGGCGGCGACGCCGCCGGCGGCCGGGGCTGTCAGAGTAG
- a CDS encoding amidohydrolase, with amino-acid sequence MNESQQERLRSFRRDLHSYPEPAWREFYTTSRIVDELERIGVDRLHIGQEVVEADARMAVPDDEELDAWRAKARDADAREDVLEAADGGFTGALAVVERGEGPTVALRVDIDALPIHEADSAAHAPAAAGFRSGNEGYMHACGHDAHATIGLGVLEAVKASDFRGTFKLVVQPAEEVIGGGKAVAESGHLDDVDHLLAIHIGLDHPTGEIVAGVGGFLAVRQFEATFTGESAHAGGHPAQGRDAVQALATAVQNLHAIRRHGDGATRVNAGVVEGGTATNIVPEAATLQGEVRGETTALKEYMSERADTVMASAAEMHDCEVAVETTAEAPSAVSDEALADVVYDAAGAVTGITSRLRTDDLGGSEDATYLMDRVQAHGGTATFVGIGTDHPGGHHTPTFDVDEDSLAIGVGVVGEAVRRLGE; translated from the coding sequence ATGAACGAGTCCCAGCAGGAGCGGCTCCGGTCCTTCCGACGCGACCTACACAGCTATCCCGAACCCGCGTGGCGGGAGTTCTACACCACCAGTCGCATCGTCGACGAACTGGAACGCATCGGCGTCGACCGGTTGCATATCGGTCAGGAGGTCGTCGAGGCCGACGCGCGGATGGCGGTCCCCGACGACGAGGAACTCGACGCCTGGCGGGCGAAGGCCCGCGACGCCGATGCCCGCGAGGACGTGCTGGAGGCCGCAGACGGTGGATTCACCGGTGCGCTGGCCGTCGTCGAACGGGGCGAGGGACCGACCGTCGCGCTCCGGGTCGACATCGACGCGCTCCCGATACACGAGGCCGACAGCGCCGCACACGCCCCGGCAGCGGCGGGGTTCCGCTCGGGCAACGAGGGGTACATGCACGCCTGCGGGCACGACGCTCACGCGACAATCGGCCTCGGCGTGCTGGAGGCGGTGAAAGCCAGCGACTTCCGGGGGACGTTCAAACTCGTCGTCCAGCCCGCCGAGGAGGTCATCGGCGGCGGGAAGGCCGTCGCCGAGAGCGGTCACCTCGACGACGTGGACCACCTGCTGGCTATCCACATCGGCCTCGACCACCCGACCGGCGAAATCGTCGCCGGCGTCGGGGGTTTCCTCGCCGTGCGGCAGTTCGAGGCGACGTTCACCGGCGAGTCGGCCCACGCCGGCGGCCATCCCGCACAGGGACGGGACGCCGTCCAAGCGCTCGCCACCGCGGTCCAGAACCTCCACGCGATTCGTCGGCACGGCGACGGCGCGACGCGGGTCAACGCCGGGGTCGTCGAGGGTGGGACGGCGACCAACATCGTTCCCGAGGCGGCGACGCTGCAAGGGGAGGTCCGCGGCGAGACGACCGCGCTCAAGGAGTACATGAGCGAGCGCGCGGACACCGTCATGGCGTCGGCCGCCGAGATGCACGACTGCGAGGTCGCCGTCGAGACGACAGCGGAAGCCCCGAGCGCGGTCAGCGACGAGGCGCTCGCGGACGTGGTCTACGACGCGGCGGGGGCGGTCACCGGCATCACCAGCCGGCTCCGGACCGACGACCTCGGCGGGAGCGAGGACGCGACCTACCTGATGGACCGCGTCCAGGCCCACGGCGGGACGGCGACGTTCGTCGGTATCGGCACCGACCACCCCGGCGGCCACCACACGCCGACGTTCGACGTCGACGAGGACTCGCTGGCCATCGGCGTCGGCGTCGTGGGCGAGGCGGTCCGCCGCCTGGGCGAGTGA
- a CDS encoding ABC transporter permease has protein sequence MDAGESVRITLRSISAHKLRAALTVVGVVIGIASVITFATFGASVEAEIVGDIETSNAGNIYVFGTPAGDDDFDRTLQPVFTEHDIQQLAGIAGVQAVLPRGIVRTQSIRHGNRTLARQQVTAVRPASIDDGVLVEGRSFEADESAVVVNERMAGSFAENLTAGERLTMTLPDGSARNVTVVGVVNGTRGEVPVSDFARQPRVYVPIDPFYDSVVESPSAGVRQRAYPQVTLVVDPRAIPETQSAIQTYLSGESDARSLSADDTELVARSGNDFVEEISDVIERITRFVTGIAVIALVVGAIGIANVMLVSVTERTREIGIMKAVGARNRDVMQVFLVEAALLGAVGSLLGVPLGLVVGYGATRYAEVTFSLAPLWMALAVGVGVLVGVVAGLYPAWRAARVDPIDALRHE, from the coding sequence ATGGACGCCGGCGAGAGCGTGCGCATCACGCTCCGGTCTATCAGTGCCCACAAGCTCCGGGCGGCGCTGACGGTCGTCGGCGTCGTCATCGGCATCGCGTCGGTCATCACCTTCGCCACGTTCGGGGCCAGCGTCGAGGCCGAAATCGTCGGCGACATCGAGACCTCGAACGCGGGCAACATCTACGTGTTCGGGACGCCCGCCGGCGACGACGACTTCGACCGGACGCTCCAGCCGGTGTTTACCGAGCACGATATTCAGCAGTTAGCGGGGATTGCGGGAGTCCAGGCAGTGCTCCCGCGTGGCATCGTCCGGACCCAGTCGATACGACACGGGAACCGAACGCTGGCCAGACAGCAGGTCACGGCGGTGCGACCGGCCAGCATCGACGACGGCGTCCTCGTCGAGGGCCGCTCCTTCGAGGCCGACGAGTCGGCGGTCGTCGTCAACGAGCGCATGGCCGGGTCGTTCGCCGAGAACCTCACGGCCGGCGAGCGGCTCACGATGACGCTGCCCGACGGCAGTGCCCGGAACGTCACCGTCGTCGGCGTCGTCAACGGCACCCGCGGCGAGGTGCCGGTCAGCGACTTCGCCCGCCAGCCGCGGGTGTACGTCCCCATCGACCCGTTCTACGACTCGGTCGTCGAGAGCCCGTCGGCGGGCGTGCGGCAGCGCGCGTACCCGCAGGTGACGCTCGTCGTCGACCCGCGAGCGATTCCGGAGACGCAGTCGGCGATTCAGACGTATCTCTCCGGCGAGTCCGACGCGCGGTCGCTGTCGGCCGACGACACGGAACTGGTCGCTCGTTCGGGCAACGACTTCGTCGAGGAGATAAGCGACGTCATCGAGCGCATCACGCGCTTCGTCACCGGCATCGCCGTCATCGCGCTGGTCGTGGGCGCTATCGGCATCGCCAACGTGATGCTCGTCAGCGTCACCGAACGGACCCGCGAAATCGGCATCATGAAAGCCGTCGGCGCGCGCAACCGCGACGTGATGCAAGTGTTCCTCGTCGAGGCCGCCCTGCTCGGCGCGGTCGGGTCGCTGCTCGGCGTCCCACTGGGACTGGTCGTCGGCTACGGCGCGACCCGGTACGCCGAGGTGACGTTCTCGCTCGCGCCGCTGTGGATGGCACTTGCAGTCGGCGTCGGCGTCCTCGTCGGCGTCGTCGCCGGCCTCTACCCGGCGTGGCGGGCGGCGCGGGTCGACCCCATCGACGCGCTCAGGCACGAGTGA
- a CDS encoding Mut7-C RNAse domain-containing protein: protein MSEETPRNHLALDAMLGKLATYLRMCGYDTAYALDRDAEADDDLLALADGEDRLLITRDRDLAARAPDSLLVHEREIQGQLRELADAGVQLSLADEPHHCGVCNGPVEEVAPAEPTPEYAPSAGDETVWRCTDCGQHFWKGSHWASVRATLADL from the coding sequence ATGTCTGAGGAGACCCCGCGCAACCACCTCGCGCTCGACGCGATGCTCGGCAAGCTCGCCACCTACCTGCGGATGTGTGGCTACGACACGGCCTACGCGTTGGACCGGGACGCCGAGGCCGACGACGACCTCCTCGCGCTGGCCGACGGAGAGGACCGGCTGCTGATTACCAGGGACCGCGACCTCGCCGCCCGCGCACCCGACAGTCTGCTCGTCCACGAGCGGGAGATACAGGGCCAGTTGCGGGAACTCGCCGATGCCGGTGTCCAACTCTCGCTCGCAGACGAGCCGCACCACTGTGGCGTCTGCAACGGGCCGGTCGAAGAAGTCGCGCCGGCGGAACCGACGCCGGAGTACGCGCCGAGTGCGGGCGACGAGACGGTCTGGCGCTGCACCGACTGCGGACAACACTTCTGGAAGGGGAGCCACTGGGCGTCGGTCCGGGCGACGCTCGCGGACCTGTAA